A region of Moorena producens PAL-8-15-08-1 DNA encodes the following proteins:
- a CDS encoding photosystem I assembly protein Ycf3, producing the protein MPRTQRNDNFIDKTFTVMADILLKVLPTNKQAKEAFVYYRDGMSAQADGEYAEAMDNYKKALELEEDPNDRSFIFYNMGLIQASNGEHERALELYHQALEINPRMPQALNNVAVIYHYQGEQFKEAGDSEGAEAFYDKAADYWKRAIRLAPNNYIEAQNWLKTTGRSTIDVYF; encoded by the coding sequence ATGCCACGCACTCAACGCAACGATAACTTTATCGATAAAACCTTTACAGTGATGGCAGACATCCTCTTAAAGGTTCTCCCTACCAATAAGCAAGCCAAGGAAGCTTTTGTCTATTACCGAGATGGGATGTCAGCTCAAGCGGATGGGGAATATGCTGAAGCTATGGATAATTACAAAAAAGCGTTGGAACTAGAGGAAGACCCCAACGACCGTAGCTTTATTTTCTACAACATGGGGCTGATTCAAGCCAGTAATGGTGAGCATGAGCGTGCTTTAGAACTCTATCATCAAGCTCTTGAGATCAACCCCCGTATGCCTCAGGCCCTTAATAATGTAGCCGTAATTTACCATTATCAAGGTGAACAGTTTAAGGAAGCTGGGGATAGTGAGGGGGCAGAAGCTTTCTATGACAAAGCGGCTGATTATTGGAAACGAGCTATTCGCCTTGCTCCTAATAATTACATTGAAGCCCAAAACTGGCTGAAAACTACAGGTCGTTCTACCATTGATGTTTACTTTTAA